A DNA window from Ictalurus furcatus strain D&B chromosome 22, Billie_1.0, whole genome shotgun sequence contains the following coding sequences:
- the LOC128599347 gene encoding chemerin-like receptor 1: MDSVLHSTTDEADDYPEYNGADNKMDNSSAAIVPSTVAPAHCTDVICVLLAIANVIIMALGIAGNGLVIWIAGFKIKKTVNTVWYLSLAVSDFLFCAFLPLSIAYNVKREWDFGRFMCKFTSFILSLNMFSSIFLLLIISVDRCVVVMCPVWAQNKRTIRRALVMVALAWINSALLSLPPAIFRDITIYNSKHVCYYNYSHDEEHIAVVVCRFIFGFVIPLLIIIICYVLITLKLKNNQIAKSNKPFKIMTALIAAFFICWMPYHIFNLLELNLKYAYILPIGQKFGSTLASANSFMNPLLYAFMGKDLKSKCYALLSKIESTFEEEARSTLQGTSITNSGDGKLSSTV, translated from the coding sequence ATGGATTCAGTCTTACATTCTACTACAGATGAAGCAGATGACTACCCTGAATATAATGGAGCTGATAATAAAATGGACAATTCATCTGCAGCAATAGTGCCCTCAACAGTGGCTCCAGCACACTGCACTGACGTGATCTGTGTTTTACTGGCAATAGCCAATGTGATTATTATGGCTCTTGGTATTGCTGGAAATGGTTTGGTGATCTGGATCGCAGGGTTTAAGATAAAGAAAACAGTCAACACTGTCTGGTACCTCAGCCTCGCTGTGTCTGACTTCCTCTTCTGTGCCTTCCTGCCCTTATCCATTGCCTATAATGTTAAACGTGAATGGGACTTTGGACGCTTCATGTGCAAGTTTACGTCTTTTATTTTGTCCCTCAACATGTTCAGCagcatcttcctcctcctcatcattagCGTGGATCGCTGTGTTGTGGTTATGTGTCCTGTATGGGCACAAAACAAGCGCACCATACGCAGGGCCTTGGTGATGGTTGCACTAGCCTGGATTAACTCAGCATTGCTTAGCTTGCCACCGGCCATTTTCCGAGATATAACAATATACAACTCAAAACATGTCTGTTACTACAACTATTCGCACGATGAAGAACATATTGCTGTAGTGGTATGCCGATTCATTTTTGGATTTGTGATCCCCTTactgatcatcatcatctgttATGTCCTCATCACCCTAAAGCTGAAAAATAACCAGATTGCGAAGTCCAATAAGCCATTTAAGATCATGACAGCACTGATAGCTGCTTTCTTCATTTGCTGGATGCCTTATCACATTTTTAACTTATTGGAACTAAACCTAAAATATGCCTATATCCTCCCTATCGGGCAAAAATTTGGAAGCACTCTTGCCAGCGCCAACAGTTTTATGAACCCGTTGCTTTATGCGTTCATGGGAAAGGACTTAAAGAGTAAATGTTATGCACTTCTGTCTAAGATTGAGAGCACATTCGAGGAGGAAGCCCGGAGTACACTACAAGGGACGTCTATTACTAACTCAGGAGACGGCAAACTTTCAAGTACAGTCTAA
- the cmklr1 gene encoding chemokine-like receptor 1: MSFYNFIMDTTDFMLDYVSTDYANYTDDNQTYTDMSHNGHEFCSGEILCMLLLVVNVIITVLGVVGNGVVIWIAGLKMKKTVNTTWYLSLAISDFIFCATLPFNTFYIATSDWIFGLFMCRFTSFVMFLNMFSSIFLLVIISVDRCMTVMFPVWAQNQRTIRKASLIVLLAWVLSVSLSIPSTIFRDIQHHLGRTRCHNNYFSQDSHKSIAICRFIFGFLIPFLVIVVCYSVIIFKLRSNQMAKSTKPFKIMTALIGTFFICWLPYHTFVLVELNQSLPNDIIAFGLKIGTAVASANSFLNPILYVFMGNDFRQKFKNSILSKIENAIGEEGRTMSRYLSRSSSMDARASTHI, from the coding sequence ATGAGCTTTTACAATTTTATCATGGACACGACCGATTTCATGCTTGATTATGTATCTACGGACTATGCAAACTACACAGATGATAACCAAACGTACACGGATATGTCTCACAATGGACACGAATTTtgctctggagagattctgtgcATGTTGCTGCTGGTTGTGAATGTGATCATCACTGTACTGGGGGTTGTGGGAAATGGTGTGGTGATCTGGATCGCAGGTTTAAAGATGAAGAAAACGGTCAACACCACCTGGTACCTCAGCCTGGCCATTTCTGACTTCATATTCTGTGCCACATTGCCCTTCAACACCTTTTACATAGCCACATCTGACTGGATCTTTGGACTTTTCATGTGCCGGTTCACCTCCTTCGTGATGTTCCTCAACATGTTCAGCAGCATCTTTCTTCTCGTCATCATCAGTGTGGATCGCTGCATGACTGTCATGTTCCCTGTTTGGGCACAGAATCAGCGTACCATAAGGAAGGCTTCATTGATAGTCCTTCTTGCATGGGTTTTATCAGTGTCCTTGAGTATCCCGTCCACTATTTTCCGTGACATTCAGCACCACCTAGGCAGAACCCGGTGCCACAATAATTACTTTAGCCAGGACAGCCACAAATCTATAGCCATCTGCCGGTTTATTTTTGGGTTCCTTATACCTTTCCTGGTCATCGTTGTCTGCTACTCAGTCATTATATTCAAGCTGAGAAGCAACCAGATGGCGAAGTCCACAAAGCCGTTCAAAATCATGACCGCTCTCATCGGGACTTTCTTCATCTGCTGGCTGCCGTACCACACATTTGTGCTGGTTGAACTGAACCAGAGCCTCCCCAATGACATCATAGCCTTTGGGCTCAAGATCGGAACCGCAGTCGCTTCAGCTAACAGCTTCCTCAACCCAATTCTCTATGTCTTCATGGGCAATGATTTCAGGCAGAAGTTTAAGAACTCCATCCTGTCTAAGATCGAGAATGCAATAGGAGAAGAAGGGCGCACCATGAGCCGCTATTTATCCCGTTCCAGTTCTATGGATGCCAGAGCATCGACTCACATCTGA